From the genome of Gemmatimonadota bacterium, one region includes:
- the polA gene encoding DNA polymerase I, translating into MTEVQKTLFLLDGMALAYRGHFGLIRNPRMTSTGMNVSMVFAIANTILGILNKNRPTHIAAVFDTPEPTHRHEQYPEYKAQRDAMPEDLSIALPFLFRLIEGFNIPVIRVPGWEADDVIGTLAKQADEAGFTTFMVTPDKDYAQLVSEQSYICKPGNTGDNFETMGVSEVLEKWGVERVDQVIDVLGLMGDTSDNVPGVPGVGEKTAQKLIAQFGSVENLLENTHQLKGKQKERIEENRDMAVLSKSLVTIEREVPLDVTPDALTVKERKEEDLKKLFVELEFNTLGKRLFGDDFSAAPRLTVAGTQEDLFGGDQLKTIADVEHDYRCVDTPEARAALIDSLRKASSFCFDMETTSLDPKTCEILGFAFSIKPHTGYYVPMPEGREEVLQVAGEFQSLFDDSGQELIGHNIKFDLSVLRWHGITVSCRIFDTMLAAYVTVPDLRRTMDYLSQALLGYTPISITTLIGEKGEDQGTLKDAPLEKVVEYAAEDADITLQLAELLRPRIGEMNQDTVFTDIECPLVPALVEMEHEGVRMDVGQLEHLSRLLDEEIQRSSDRITELAGEPVDFNSAKQLGHILFDKLKIDPNAKRTAKTGQYSTAEAILRRLAPKHEIVEQILHYRMCTKLNSVYVSQLPHAVFSGTGRVHTSYEQAVIATGRIQSHGPNLQTIPVRTEMGRQIRKAFVPRDDDYLLMAADYSQIELRIAAELSRDEGMMETFIQHEDIHSATAMKIYDVDPDGVTDEMRRRAKTVNFGIIYGISAFGLAERLNIPRGQGQELIDQYFAKYPGTRKYMDETVKFAQENGFVETMTGRRRYLRDINSRNNTTKRAEERVAINSRIQGTAADLIKLAMTRIHNELKKRACRTRMLLQVHDELVFDLHKSEQDTVPGLIEECMRSALPMTVPIEVEVGIGANWLEAH; encoded by the coding sequence ATGACTGAGGTGCAGAAGACCCTGTTCCTGCTGGACGGGATGGCGCTGGCCTATCGCGGTCATTTCGGGTTGATCCGCAATCCGAGGATGACTTCGACGGGGATGAACGTATCCATGGTGTTCGCCATCGCCAATACCATCCTCGGCATCCTGAACAAGAACAGGCCCACCCATATCGCCGCGGTGTTCGATACGCCCGAGCCGACCCACCGCCACGAGCAGTATCCCGAGTACAAGGCGCAGCGGGACGCCATGCCCGAAGACCTGAGCATCGCGCTGCCCTTCCTGTTCCGGTTGATCGAGGGGTTCAATATCCCGGTGATCCGCGTCCCGGGCTGGGAGGCCGACGACGTGATCGGGACCCTGGCGAAGCAGGCCGACGAAGCGGGTTTTACCACCTTCATGGTCACGCCGGACAAGGACTACGCGCAACTCGTCTCCGAACAATCCTACATCTGCAAACCCGGGAACACCGGGGACAACTTCGAAACCATGGGCGTATCCGAGGTGCTGGAGAAATGGGGCGTCGAGCGTGTCGACCAGGTGATCGACGTACTCGGGCTCATGGGGGATACCAGCGACAACGTGCCCGGCGTCCCGGGCGTCGGCGAAAAGACCGCGCAGAAGCTCATCGCCCAGTTCGGATCCGTTGAGAACCTGCTGGAAAACACCCACCAGTTGAAGGGCAAGCAGAAGGAGCGCATCGAGGAGAACCGGGACATGGCCGTGTTGTCGAAGAGCCTGGTCACCATCGAGCGGGAGGTGCCGCTGGACGTCACGCCGGACGCATTGACCGTCAAGGAACGCAAGGAAGAAGACCTCAAGAAGCTGTTCGTCGAACTGGAGTTCAATACCCTGGGCAAGCGGCTATTCGGGGACGATTTCTCGGCGGCCCCCCGGCTGACCGTCGCCGGCACCCAGGAAGACCTGTTCGGGGGCGACCAGCTGAAGACGATCGCAGACGTGGAGCACGACTACCGCTGCGTCGACACCCCGGAAGCCCGCGCAGCGCTTATCGATTCACTTCGCAAGGCGTCGTCCTTCTGTTTCGACATGGAAACGACGAGCCTGGATCCCAAGACCTGCGAAATCCTGGGATTCGCCTTCTCGATCAAACCGCATACAGGCTATTACGTACCCATGCCGGAGGGCCGGGAGGAGGTATTGCAGGTCGCCGGCGAATTCCAGTCCCTTTTCGACGACTCCGGCCAGGAGCTCATCGGGCACAACATCAAGTTCGACCTCTCCGTGCTGCGGTGGCACGGGATCACCGTGTCCTGCCGCATCTTCGACACCATGCTGGCGGCCTACGTGACCGTGCCGGACCTGCGCCGGACCATGGACTATCTGTCGCAGGCCCTCCTGGGCTATACGCCGATCTCCATCACCACCCTCATCGGCGAGAAGGGCGAGGATCAGGGCACGCTGAAGGACGCACCGCTGGAGAAAGTCGTGGAGTACGCGGCCGAAGACGCGGATATCACGCTGCAGCTGGCCGAACTACTGCGGCCCCGGATCGGCGAGATGAACCAGGATACCGTCTTCACGGATATCGAATGCCCACTGGTGCCCGCTCTCGTGGAAATGGAGCACGAAGGCGTGCGGATGGACGTGGGCCAGCTCGAGCACCTGTCCCGCCTGCTCGATGAAGAGATCCAGCGGTCCTCGGACCGGATCACCGAGCTGGCCGGGGAACCCGTGGATTTCAATTCGGCGAAACAGCTCGGGCACATCCTCTTCGACAAGCTGAAAATCGATCCCAACGCCAAGCGCACGGCCAAGACGGGCCAGTACTCGACGGCGGAAGCCATACTGCGACGGCTCGCGCCCAAGCACGAGATCGTGGAGCAGATCCTCCACTACCGGATGTGCACCAAGCTGAATTCGGTTTACGTCAGCCAGTTGCCCCACGCCGTGTTTTCCGGGACGGGGCGCGTGCATACTTCCTACGAGCAGGCCGTGATCGCCACCGGTCGGATTCAGTCCCACGGGCCCAACCTGCAGACCATCCCGGTCCGCACGGAGATGGGCCGCCAGATCCGCAAGGCCTTCGTGCCGCGGGACGACGACTACCTCCTGATGGCCGCGGACTATTCCCAGATCGAACTGCGCATCGCCGCCGAGCTCAGCCGGGACGAGGGCATGATGGAGACCTTCATCCAGCACGAGGACATCCACTCGGCGACGGCCATGAAGATCTATGACGTAGACCCCGACGGGGTGACCGACGAGATGCGCCGGCGTGCCAAGACCGTCAATTTCGGCATCATCTACGGCATCTCCGCCTTCGGACTCGCCGAACGGCTCAACATCCCGCGGGGTCAGGGCCAGGAATTGATCGACCAGTACTTCGCGAAGTATCCGGGGACGCGCAAGTACATGGACGAAACGGTCAAGTTCGCCCAGGAGAACGGATTCGTCGAGACCATGACGGGCCGGCGCAGGTACCTGCGGGACATCAATTCCCGTAACAACACCACCAAGCGCGCCGAGGAGCGCGTCGCCATCAATTCCCGCATCCAGGGCACGGCAGCCGACCTGATCAAGCTGGCCATGACGCGGATACACAACGAACTAAAAAAACGGGCGTGCCGGACGCGGATGCTGCTGCAGGTGCATGACGAACTCGTCTTCGACCTGCATAAATCGGAACAGGATACCGTGCCCGGCCTGATCGAGGAATGCATGCGGAGCGCGCTGCCCATGACCGTGCCCATCGAGGTGGAAGTCGGCATCGGCGCGAACTGGCTGGAAGCCCATTGA
- a CDS encoding Rieske (2Fe-2S) protein, translated as MSAGNGWIRVGTLADVPPGESRAVKISEGRSVALFNVDGRIHATDNQCPHMGFPLTRGVVKDGVLTCDWHGRSFDLEGGGCFNYECDDLETFPVDIRGDELWVQAGDATYRRRDQHLQLLWEGLLSGDSWTISKATALLLSGGVSEHDIVQLVLRHLGRHVASEQDAGGGGNIVSLLVSGLEVGRRYDGEDRLMALSLAGRAASGRASERLEVITLPPPVRWEQIDGWVRMFSRNMQDFRIERCLHTARENGQEAHIFKLLFECAVAPYFLGFARNVANLGDLARVVDTFGWGEASELVCNLGAKMVGRGRDEPERFHRDAVRLLEGLAPELESRDYGANTRTDYDENAFVDALLSVDVERSFEAVAKALRDGVAIERLITTFVLLAADRMARTPVNVDAGWGSLSTEYNLAASLRHVHAYGGPAAAAKGLFHAAWQIFDNRWINIPTRALDEPLPGHLSDAPDAATASERIVHSIKSLDIHDVGDQVVGYLNSGFDGSELLKDIGRAILWDDTNMELLPTLRVTFNEWEGGVADAGGADANGADAGGADANGAAAGGSAHPSRYQLLVGLARYATDVRLNKNSMASINTAMRFSEGRTTVEVFDD; from the coding sequence ATGAGCGCAGGAAACGGCTGGATCCGGGTAGGTACCCTCGCGGACGTGCCGCCCGGGGAATCCCGCGCCGTTAAAATCAGCGAGGGGCGCAGCGTCGCCCTGTTCAACGTGGATGGCCGCATCCACGCCACCGACAACCAATGCCCCCACATGGGGTTTCCGCTGACGCGCGGCGTAGTGAAGGACGGCGTCCTGACCTGCGACTGGCACGGACGCAGCTTCGATCTCGAAGGCGGCGGGTGCTTCAACTACGAATGCGACGACCTGGAGACCTTTCCCGTCGACATCCGCGGGGACGAGCTATGGGTTCAGGCCGGGGACGCGACCTACCGGCGACGCGACCAGCACCTGCAGCTGCTCTGGGAGGGTCTCCTGAGCGGGGATTCGTGGACGATCTCCAAGGCCACCGCCCTGCTGCTGTCCGGCGGTGTATCGGAACACGACATCGTGCAGCTGGTCCTGCGGCACCTGGGCCGTCACGTGGCGTCGGAGCAGGACGCGGGCGGGGGCGGCAATATCGTTTCCCTCCTGGTCTCCGGCCTCGAAGTCGGCCGAAGGTACGACGGCGAGGACCGCCTGATGGCCCTGTCGCTGGCCGGCCGCGCGGCGTCGGGGCGGGCGTCTGAACGGCTCGAGGTCATCACGCTGCCGCCGCCCGTGCGCTGGGAACAGATCGACGGCTGGGTGCGCATGTTCTCCCGCAACATGCAGGATTTCAGGATAGAAAGGTGCCTGCACACGGCCCGCGAGAACGGCCAGGAAGCACACATCTTCAAGCTGCTGTTTGAATGCGCCGTAGCCCCCTATTTCCTGGGCTTCGCCCGAAACGTGGCCAACCTGGGGGACCTCGCCCGGGTGGTGGATACCTTCGGCTGGGGAGAGGCGTCCGAACTGGTCTGCAACCTTGGCGCCAAGATGGTCGGACGGGGCCGCGACGAGCCGGAGCGGTTTCACCGGGACGCGGTCCGCCTGCTCGAAGGCCTTGCGCCAGAGCTCGAATCGCGGGATTACGGCGCGAACACCCGCACCGACTACGACGAGAACGCATTCGTGGACGCCCTGTTGAGCGTGGACGTCGAACGGTCTTTCGAAGCCGTGGCCAAAGCCCTGCGGGACGGCGTGGCCATCGAGCGCCTCATCACGACCTTCGTCCTGCTCGCGGCGGACCGCATGGCCCGCACGCCCGTAAACGTCGACGCCGGATGGGGTTCCCTGTCCACCGAATACAACCTGGCGGCGTCCCTGCGGCACGTCCATGCCTATGGTGGACCCGCGGCCGCGGCGAAGGGCCTCTTCCACGCCGCCTGGCAGATCTTCGACAACCGGTGGATCAACATTCCCACCCGCGCCCTCGACGAACCGCTTCCGGGCCATCTGTCGGACGCGCCGGACGCGGCCACCGCTTCGGAGCGCATCGTCCATTCCATCAAGTCACTGGATATCCACGACGTGGGCGACCAGGTGGTAGGTTACCTGAACAGCGGGTTCGACGGTTCGGAACTGCTCAAGGATATCGGCCGGGCGATCCTGTGGGACGATACCAACATGGAGCTTCTGCCCACGTTGCGCGTCACCTTCAATGAATGGGAAGGCGGCGTTGCGGATGCGGGCGGTGCGGACGCCAACGGTGCGGACGCGGGCGGCGCTGATGCAAACGGTGCAGCCGCCGGCGGATCGGCGCACCCGTCCCGGTACCAGCTCCTGGTGGGACTGGCCCGGTACGCAACGGACGTGCGTTTGAACAAGAACAGCATGGCCTCCATCAACACGGCCATGCGGTTTTCTGAAGGGCGGACGACGGTCGAGGTATTTGACGACTAG
- a CDS encoding Rieske (2Fe-2S) protein, whose amino-acid sequence MATEQNGFVRVAGADEVVDGKPKAVKVEGRSIALFRHNGSIYATDNQCPHMGYPLTRGRVRNGVLTCDWHGWSYDLGGGGCFTGGCDDLETFPVEERNGDVYVSVGDGGSKRSDAHFLLLKEGLYSTDQWTISKAVAIMLARGVSEGDTLGLIIRHGGRHIATERGANDGGGEVSDFVNGIKVARQYESDDRIIPLTFAAHGLSGRAGDRPSIQRLPDPVTWEKLEGWIRVFSKDKKWEGIEKCLITARRMGGHDHEILPLLFECAMAPHFLGNSNNLLNIGYIAEVLEEFGWDEAEELVCNLSAKILGQERGLPDEIRQSAIDRFIADTATLDALEDRQAGGTAVAFDEDAFAEGLVSGEIGPTFGAVTQALKDGVSIDRIVTTMVILAADRMARTPVNMNPGWGGLVREMMMASAVRKAQRFAGSRVAAQALYHVAWQFYGDRWLNITHRPLSESRGSLPPGSADESEAIESVLSSIEKIQIRDIGRQTRDYLRSGYSGDTLLRGLGLVILKDDNGRNILSTLRTIFDEWTLCADHPSRNQLLVGLARWATDSRRATGSQSAAATALRFAKGQTAVDLYEA is encoded by the coding sequence ATGGCGACGGAACAGAATGGATTCGTACGGGTGGCGGGCGCCGACGAGGTGGTGGACGGCAAGCCCAAGGCCGTGAAAGTGGAGGGCAGGAGCATCGCCCTCTTCCGGCACAACGGGTCGATCTACGCCACGGACAACCAGTGTCCGCACATGGGCTATCCGCTCACGCGGGGCCGCGTCCGCAACGGCGTGTTGACCTGCGACTGGCACGGATGGAGCTACGACCTCGGCGGGGGAGGCTGTTTCACCGGCGGGTGCGACGACCTGGAGACCTTCCCGGTCGAAGAGCGGAACGGCGACGTATACGTAAGTGTCGGCGACGGCGGCTCGAAACGGTCCGACGCCCATTTCCTGCTGTTGAAGGAAGGGCTCTATTCCACGGACCAGTGGACCATATCCAAGGCAGTCGCCATCATGCTGGCGCGGGGCGTGTCCGAAGGGGACACGTTAGGCCTCATCATCCGTCACGGCGGCCGGCACATCGCCACGGAACGAGGCGCCAACGACGGCGGCGGAGAGGTTTCGGATTTCGTCAACGGGATCAAGGTAGCCCGTCAATACGAGAGCGACGACCGGATCATCCCGCTGACCTTCGCCGCCCATGGACTGTCGGGCCGCGCGGGGGACCGGCCGAGCATCCAGCGGCTGCCCGACCCGGTCACCTGGGAGAAACTCGAAGGCTGGATCCGGGTGTTTTCGAAAGATAAGAAATGGGAGGGCATCGAGAAGTGCCTGATCACCGCCCGGCGCATGGGTGGCCATGACCACGAGATCCTTCCACTGCTCTTCGAATGCGCCATGGCGCCCCATTTCCTCGGCAATTCGAACAATCTGCTCAACATCGGCTACATCGCGGAGGTGCTCGAGGAATTCGGATGGGACGAGGCAGAGGAACTGGTCTGCAACCTGTCGGCCAAGATCCTGGGCCAGGAGCGGGGGCTGCCCGACGAGATCCGGCAGTCGGCCATCGACCGGTTCATCGCCGACACGGCAACACTGGATGCCCTCGAAGACAGACAGGCCGGGGGTACCGCCGTGGCGTTCGACGAGGATGCCTTCGCCGAAGGCCTGGTCAGCGGCGAAATCGGACCGACCTTCGGTGCGGTCACGCAGGCGTTGAAAGACGGCGTATCCATCGATCGGATCGTGACGACCATGGTGATCCTCGCCGCGGACCGCATGGCACGCACGCCGGTGAACATGAACCCTGGCTGGGGGGGACTGGTCCGGGAGATGATGATGGCCTCCGCGGTGCGCAAGGCCCAGCGGTTTGCCGGATCCCGGGTCGCCGCCCAGGCCCTGTATCATGTCGCCTGGCAGTTCTACGGCGACCGTTGGCTGAACATCACCCACCGGCCCCTGTCCGAGTCCCGCGGCAGCCTGCCGCCGGGAAGCGCGGACGAGTCCGAAGCGATCGAAAGCGTCCTTTCATCCATCGAAAAGATCCAGATCAGGGATATCGGGCGGCAGACCCGGGACTACCTGCGTTCCGGCTACTCTGGAGACACGCTGCTCCGCGGCCTCGGCCTGGTAATCCTCAAGGACGACAATGGCCGCAATATCCTCTCCACGCTGCGGACGATCTTCGACGAGTGGACCCTGTGCGCGGATCACCCCTCGCGCAACCAGTTGCTGGTCGGCCTGGCGCGCTGGGCCACCGACAGCCGGCGTGCCACAGGCAGCCAGTCCGCCGCGGCGACTGCCCTCCGGTTCGCCAAGGGACAGACCGCGGTGGATCTGTACGAGGCGTAA